A region of Argentina anserina chromosome 5, drPotAnse1.1, whole genome shotgun sequence DNA encodes the following proteins:
- the LOC126793857 gene encoding lipid phosphate phosphatase 2-like produces the protein MQNFHMGSHTLKSHGVKVANVHKYDWIILLLLAAIDLTLNLIEPFHRFISEEMMTDVSYPFHPDTIPMWAVPIYAIILPTAIFFAFYWKRKNVYDLHHAILGLFYSVLITLVITDAIKDAVGRPRPNFFWRCFPDGIGVYEPNNGNVMCTGDKNVIKEGYKSFPSGHSSVSFAGLGFLSWYLAGKIKVFDRRGHSAKLCIVLFPLLGAALVATSRVDDYWHHWQDVLSGSLIGIVIASVCYLQSFPYPNQEEGWAPHIYFQMMVVERNDASSRRLNPFNAQRSDVETADDSHST, from the exons ATGCAAAACTTTCATATGGGATCTCACACGTTGAAATCTCATGGAGTCAAAGTGGCTAATGTGCACAAGTATGACTGGATAATTCTTCTACTTCTTGCGGCAATCGATCTTACTTTGAATCTCATAGAGCCTTTTCACCGGTTTATAAGTGAAGAAATGATGACTGATGTGTCATACCCCTTTCATCCAGACACTATACCTATGTGGGCCGTTCCG ATTTATGCAATAATCTTGCCGACTGCTATCTTTTTTGCATTCTACTGGAAGAGAAAGAATGTTTATGACTTGCACCATGCTATACTGG GTCTTTTCTATTCAGTTCTGATAACTCTGGTTATCACTGATGCAATTAAAGATGCTGTCGGTCGCCCCCGTCCCAACTTCTTCTGGCGGTGTTTTCCTGATGGAATAGGT GTGTATGAACCGAACAATGGGAATGTTATGTGTACTGGAGATAAGAATGTTATAAAGGAAGGATATAAAAGCTTTCCTAGTGGCCATTCTTCAG TGTCATTTGCAGGTCTCGGTTTTCTTTCGTGGTACTTGGCTGGGAAGATCAAAGTGTTTGATCGTCGAGGCCATTCTGCAAAGCTTTGCATTGTTCTGTTTCCACTACTTGGTGCTGCTCTGGTAGCAACCTCGCGGGTGGATGACTACTGGCATCATTGGCAAGACGTTTTGTCTGGTAGTCTTATAG GAATTGTCATAGCATCAGTTTGTTACTTGCAGTCTTTTCCTTATCCAAACCAGGAAGAAG GGTGGGCAcctcatatatattttcaaatgatgGTTGTGGAGCGCAATGATGCCTCGTCGAGAAGGCTTAACCCTTTTAATGCACAAAGATCAGATGTCGAAACTGCAGATGATTCCCATTCGACCTGA
- the LOC126794706 gene encoding uncharacterized protein LOC126794706, with amino-acid sequence MDPPPLPPLPATTAAATMQLSHPDSLESSPRSRINADSSWDVEPLPQVPGAKLRLMCSYGGHIIPRPHDKSLCYVGGETRIVVADRHSSLSDLCSRLSRTLLNGRPFALKYQLPTEDLDSLISVTTDEDLDNLVEEYDRTTSSASPLKPSSRLRLFLFFSKPETAASMGALLDDAKSESWFVDALNGSGFLPRNLSDSPANLDCLLTGGSDSCNDLEAAAANQGGDFFVENESGKPNVAAPEVHSISESAFVENNTSSSSGSSTSSPCLANLPPIRVRMDGNVAGVMQGQISYANPPTMAASGALSTNSMAVSSGGETMNRINSEDEISAQNVPVAFRKPPLPMPLQPQHFKQGGGGGGYSLPSPDSVASDSSIASANSLSKPMYYQEQVQVGARDSRAPVSPNTASDASDQGSRNQVQDSAYSMPQQSDQQQQQNQLQQQQVQQQQLLQQQHQQQQQLQQQHLQQQQQQQQQFVHASTQYMNIQHPATGQVPVSPYYTVYAPPSHQQQLHHQIDHQQQYPVYIMPVPQSQQPYKMALQSNMVDPTAYKDSMPPVYPPKAASPAMPEMTQSVYQTSVTPAPQLVQIPSNQYQQQFVGYPQMHHPSQSIAVPSSATTPNYAYEYANPSHEQVFYTQHQAAPLPPQYQSMTPAAAAAAVAMSDEAKQLAAYSAADQSHIVITP; translated from the exons atGGATCCACCACCGCTCCCACCACTTCCGGccaccaccgccgccgccACCATGCAGCTCAGCCACCCCGACTCACTCGAATCCTCCCCCCGATCCCGCATTAATGCCGACTCTTCCTGGGACGTCGAGCCTCTCCCTCAGGTCCCCGGCGCCAAGCTCCGCCTCATGTGCAGCTACGGCGGCCACATCATCCCCCGCCCGCACGACAAGTCCCTCTGCTACGTCGGCGGCGAGACTCGCATTGTCGTCGCCGACCGCCACTCCTCCCTCTCCGACCTCTGCTCCCGCCTCTCCCGGACGCTCCTCAACGGCCGGCCGTTCGCGCTCAAGTACCAGCTCCCGACGGAGGACCTCGACTCACTCATCTCCGTCACCACCGACGAGGATCTCGACAACCTGGTGGAGGAGTACGACCGCACCACCTCGTCGGCGTCGCCGCTGAAGCCGTCGTCGCGGCTCcgtctcttcctcttcttcagcAAGCCGGAGACGGCGGCGTCCATGGGGGCGCTGCTCGACGACGCCAAGTCCGAGTCGTGGTTCGTCGACGCGCTCAACGGCTCCGGCTTCCTGCCTCGGAACCTCTCCGACTCCCCCGCCAACCTGGACTGCTTGCTGACCGGCGGGAGTGACTCTTGCAACGATTTagaggcggcggcggcgaaTCAAGGTGGCGACTTCTTTGTGGAGAATGAGAGTGGAAAACCTAATGTGGCGGCGCCGGAAGTGCATTCGATTTCGGAGTCGGCGTTTGTGGAGAACAACACGTCGTCGTCGTCTGGATCGTCTACTTCGTCGCCGTGCTTGGCCAATCTGCCGCCAATTAGGGTTAGGATGGATGGAAATGTGGCGGGAGTAATGCAGGGTCAGATAAGCTATGCTAATCCACCAACAATGGCGGCCTCTGGAGCTTTGAGTACTAATTCTATGGCGGTGAGTTCAGGTGGTGAAACTATGAACAGGATCAACTCGGAGGATGAGATTTCGGCTCAGAATGTGCCTGTGGCGTTTCGAAAGCCGCCTTTGCCAATGCCATTGCAGCCGCAGCATTTCAAGcagggtggtggtggtggaggttATAGCCTGCCTTCACCGGATTCGGTTGCGAG CGATAGTAGCATTGCGTCTGCAAACTCTCTTTCGAAACCAATGTACTATCAAGAGCAAGTTCAAGTTGGAGCTAGAGATAGTAGAGCACCTGTTAGCCCGAATACAGCAAGTGATGCTTCGGATCAGGGTTCCCGAAACCAAGTTCAGGATTCAGCGTACAGTATGCCTCAGCAATCagaccaacaacaacaacaaaatcagCTTCAGCAACAACAggttcaacaacaacaactgcTACAGCAGCAAcatcagcaacaacaacagctCCAACAGCAGCATCTCCAGCAACAGCAACAGCAGCAACAACAATTTGTCCATGCAAGCACGCAGTATATGAATATTCAGCACCCTGCTACTGGTCAGGTGCCAGTGTCACCTTACTACACTGTGTATGCTCCACCGTCGCATCAGCAACAGCTTCATCACCAAATTGATCATCAGCAGCAGTATCCAGTATATATAATGCCCGTTCCACAGTCGCAACAACCATACAAGATGGCCCTGCAGTCCAACATGGTGGATCCAACTGCTTACAAGGACAGTATGCCACCCGTTTATCCCCCAAAGGCAGCTTCACCTGCTATGCCCGAAATGACTCAAAGTGTTTACCAAACCTCTGTGACACCAGCTCCTCAACTAGTCCAAATTCCTTCCAACCAATATCAGCAGCAGTTTGTTGGTTACCCTCAAATGCATCATCCATCTCAGTCCATTGCTGTTCCTTCCTCTGCGACAACACCCAACTATGCTTACGAATACGCCAATCCTTCACATGAACAAGTATTCTACACTCAGCATCAAGCAGCCCCATTGCCTCCGCAATATCAATCCATGACTCCAGCAGCCGCGGCTGCAGCAGTAGCAATGTCAGATGAAGCAAAGCAGCTAGCTGCATACTCAGCAGCAGATCAAAGCCACATAGTCATAACTCCTTAG